From Quercus lobata isolate SW786 chromosome 1, ValleyOak3.0 Primary Assembly, whole genome shotgun sequence, one genomic window encodes:
- the LOC115976790 gene encoding dirigent protein 22-like, translated as MASQFTVFFLILSLSTVLVIGEDHGFGRILDRKLLGLNEEKLSHFQFYWHDIVSGRNATSVPVVRPPQNTSTFGFVSMIDNPLTLGPKVSSKLVGRAQGFYASASQEEVSLLMVMNFAFIEGKYNSSTITVLGRNSVFNNMREMPVIGGSGLFRFSRGYAQARTHTFDPKTGDAIVEYNVYVLHY; from the coding sequence ATGGCTTCCCAATTCACCGTCTTCTTCCTCATCCTTTCGCTCTCCACAGTTTTGGTCATTGGAGAAGATCATGGCTTTGGAAGAATCCTAGACAGGAAGCTCCTTGGGTTAAATGAAGAAAAGCTAAGCCACTTTCAGTTCTATTGGCATGACATAGTTAGTGGTCGCAACGCCACTTCAGTCCCAGTTGTAAGACCACCCCAAAACACATCAACCTTTGGTTTTGTAAGCATGATTGATAACCCTTTAACCTTAGGACCAAAAGTGAGCTCCAAATTGGTGGGAAGGGCACAAGGGTTCTATGCCTCTGCTTCACAAGAAGAGGTGAGTCTATTAATGGTGATGAACTTTGCATTCATTGAAGGCAAATATAATAGTAGCACAATTACTGTGCTAGGCAGGAACTCAGTGTTCAACAACATGAGAGAGATGCCAGTTATTGGAGGCAGTGGGCTTTTCAGGTTTTCTAGGGGTTATGCTCAGGCCAGGACTCATACTTTTGATCCCAAGACTGGAGATGCCATTGTTGAGTACAATGTCTATGTGCTGCACTATTGA